Part of the Poecilia reticulata strain Guanapo linkage group LG2, Guppy_female_1.0+MT, whole genome shotgun sequence genome is shown below.
CAATTTGGATTCCCACCACCAGGTGGCAGGCTTACATTGTGGTTGCCGAGAGGAGCCGAGTCCTTGATGTCAAGCCTGTAAACGTTTTCCTGAAGAAGGCCAAAAAGAGGGAGGTAGAGCGTGGCGAGTCTGGCTTGGTGActctgaaattaaacaaaaaaggttttactaAGAAATTTATTATAGaagttaaaatatctaaaactatttctgttttagttAGGTAAAGGAGGTACTAAACAAAAAGgctttgtgtattttgtaaaacttaCTGATTGTGGGGATATAGAAACCCAATATTTATACAATTAAACTTCATGAATTGAAAAAGCGCAGTGTTTTAAAAGCACATAAAGcacataaacatttgttttactaaacaatatttaaaacagatctgtaaaaaagtaaaagcaaatacaacttaaaaggaacacagatttaaaaaaaaaaattctgattcaAAATGACGATGATGGGAAAATACATTTGAGTTAAAGGTGGCAGTTTATGGAATGATCTAAATCTCTTTTTTGGATtcaaacaaaatttgaaaattatcACAGTGAAGCCAGATGGAATtagattttttgtgtgtaattttttgtgtattggaaaaatgtttgattttctttttatgtgaatAGAGGGTAGATATAAGTTTATACTTCTTTTTGCTAAAAGAAGTACACACTTCGTTCACGATTTATTGAAGGCGTTTCGCTTTAATTATtgagtgaaaactgaaaatgaataaataaaaaataaaaatggaagtcAGGAGTCAGACTGTGTTGGTATTTTGTAACGTCAGAAACACAATCACAAAGATAAAACTAACATCACTTACCTTAGCAGCGTAGCGGTCATCAAATGTGTGTTTGATCATGAGTCCCTTGAGCACCTGAACGGCGATCTGGCGGATGTCTCTGTGCTCCTGGAGGGCCCCGCCCACCTCCCGCAGCAACAAGCCCACCAGGAAGTGGTTTCGACAGAAGTCGTCGGTCAGGGAGTAGTCCAGCTGCAGATCTGCAGCAAAGCACAAATCAAGAGATGGAactttttgttaattatgaaacaaaatgcaataaaaaaacaaaaggaagttCATAGACAAGGTCACCTTGAAATCTCTGTATTCTGCCTTTGCCGAATGGCATGGGAAGGTTCAGAGGGATGTAGTGCTCGTGGTTGCAAACCACCCGCAGGAACTCAAACTTAAACTCAAACAGAGTCTGGAAAGGACGTagtaaaagcaactttttaggGCGAAGGATTAATCTTAGAAagaaaactttcatttaaaaaagaaacacacctTTGGGTCTCCAGGCACAAAGCAGTTCATGTAGTTATTGATCTGCTTGAATACAAATCCCCTGTCCATGAAGGTAAAGCAGCGCTGGATGTAAAGTGGACAGTGAATCACAATTTATCTTCCTAAAAAGCTTCCCTAGTTGTTCAACATAAACTTTCCCTGCAGAGCAGAAGGGAGGAGGGCTAACCTTAATGAAAAGTGCCAGGCTGTGGTTGGCGTTGCGAGAAGCGTCAAGGTTATCCTTGTATTTCTGGGTGATGTGCGGCATCAACATGTTGACCAGAGTTTCCACAGCGTGGTGGAAGGACGCGGAAAAACGCTGGTTCCTCGAGAGCTGGGAACAGGAAACCGGAGAAGGAGGACGGGAGTTAGGCTCGCCTGGGATTTACCTCAGGAAGAGaaggagacagaaaataaaacacgtACTTTGACTTTACCGCTCTCCGTGAGATAGTAAGCCATCGATTTTACCAGAGCTTCAAAGAAGTACCATGAGTGCTgcaacacagaagaaaaacgttagtggaaggaagaagaaaGGTTAGAAGTGGTATGTGGAAACTTACGAGATAAACACTGAAGTGTGAGAGTGAACATTTTGATTAGCTGTAGttatacatttagtttttttctttataacaaTACACAATAGTAAATATCCAGTTGTTCACCAGTTTCCTAGTATGCAAACACCTGGTTTCTTTAACAGTTTAGTTGTGACAAACTATATGACAACATCTAATAACTGTGAAGACGTTTGTACTTTCTTGTTATTGTTGTTTCCAGATAAACTGCTcttaaagataataataattgtagAGTTTTCTACATCCAAAGCACAAAGTTAACTTTGGCCCACATTTACAATCAGAAAAGTAATTCAGCTGGAGAAACAAGAACATTAgagactgaaaagaaatttggGGATTCTGAAGAAATAGTAACAAGTCATCGACATAAAGTGAAACTTGATGCCCTGAACGTGCTGAAAACAGATAAAGTGAGGGAGTTTCACTTAAAGtggaaaagttttgatttttaaaaatcagtacATACTAAATGAAGAACTAATTCCATCCAAGTACTGTATTTCCATCTGCAACTCAGTCCTGGTAACATTAAGAGTGATTTTGCCCCTTTATAGTGTAAACTTTTGCAtacaaatagctttttttcagGTAAATTGGTGTTTAGTCCTACCTTTGTATTTGTACAGAGTAATAAGCACATTTAGGTTACCTTTAGCAACTTGTTGCTTGTTAAAAAGTCAGTGGACGGCTTGAGAATGGCCGTCATGGCTTTGGCCAGCTCTTCATGAACTGTTCTCAGACAGATGGACGAGTACAGCTCTGGcttaaacacaaactgaaaggagaaaaatgttaCTAGTATATGTTAGTTGTTCCAGGAAAACACACTGAATATCATTGTCAAGTGATATGATAAAAAAGCTTCACCTTGACGAAAGATCTTAGGTAATGCTCAAGTCCCTCCTCATGGCACTGCGCCACCACATGAACCATTACcctgaagaaaagcaaaggagaaaaatggcaacaaaaatgaaaaaccacATTTCTATTATGTCGGTGTGACAGCAGGtcttgaaaaacacaaagagtgtGCCAAATGTCcaatgaaaagaagaaatatggCATTAAGGAGAAAATATCTACCTGGTAACGTTGACAGCCACATCCTCATGCGATGCTCTGGTGAGGATGCAGAACAGCTGGTTGAGGATTGTGGGCAGGAAGTTGACCATCACATGGCCTTCCATTGCATGAAGACTCTAaaaaagatggggaaaaaaacacccaaTAATATCTGCAAATCTTAGCTTTTGATAAGAAATGGttaataaatgaactgaacttttgtttgctttgagcATTTAAAGGATAATGGAGCTCATAATACCTTCAGGTATTTAATCAGTTCTCCCTCTGAAGCTTGCTCTGACATGTCCATGCTTTGACAGTGTTGGAAGAAGTTGTGCAGATGCTGGTCCTGGTGAAAACACGCAATGcgataaataatttaatttaatttaagaaacTGAATCATTGTTCTTCAAGACGGAGCATGACGGAAGTGTGTTTACCTGAGTGTAAACTGTAGATACAAGATGGGTGGAGAGCGTGAACAGCGGTTTGCCTCCATCTACCCATTTAATCTCGGAGCCAGATTGCTGCAGTGATAAATGTGCATGAATTATTGTGCTGCATACTGATCAATGCAAAAGCGACTCTCTGAATATGAAAGCTGTATCCCCAAATGggggataaaaacaaaaacagatcaatactaacattattttcattttatgatgTTATAATTTCATACTACACTTTTTGACTTGAATGTCACATTAACAGGAAGGCTGCAAACTGTAATCCAATGCATgaatttacatacattttcctcttctttttccttttactctTTTGGTAAATGATTTTGGATCTAGACTTTGGTTAGTTTAGAGATTCAAGCCTTTAAAGGCATAAATTGAAAAAGTgatcaaactgatttttatgtgcattcattaaagtttaaatcttTTTGACTGCTTATTCAATGCGGTAAATAATAGATAAGTTAATGAATGCTACATTTGCCtgttaaacctttttttaagtGGCCTGAGCAATAGACTGGAAGTAGTATTTATGTGTATTTCAGTGAAGTCAACATAATCGTGTAACtacactttttcattttgtcatatttttgaaTACACAGTTTATTTTATGGCTTCAGTTGTTtgccttaattcattaaaaaactcACAATCTcagagaaaaacttttttttttacaaagaaaattagaaaaaaacaggagaaatatAGGAAACCCTGAACCGTATCAtaagttttgattttgtttactCATCTGTGCTttgataattacatttatttatttttcttgaaccAGTAGATTTCTGTCTAAACATTTTAGAGGTTTAGACAGATTATAGTTTCTGCtacatttggaaaatgtaaactaaatgcatcaatcaatatttattttcttctttttcttttttgctatttttaggCAACTGAATCTTGAACATTTTAGTTTCTCTAAATCAGGGCAGCAACAGCAGCGTTTGTGTATTACACCAGGAGATTAAattgaaaatgcaaaagaatCAGATGTATATGAAAGCAATGTTTTTTGCCTATTATTGTTATTTGCCTAAAGCAGTGCATCTTCTTTCCCTTCTGAAGCATGAGGGAGATAGACAAAACTGTGATGGGTTCTACTGAACAGCAGAGATTAGAAAATGACTGTAATTAAATTTATAATAAAGAAATCTCCATCAAACACTTCAGAGGCCTGTGTTATAGATTAAAGCTAAGCAGATTTCTGAGGCGTCTGGTGTAAAAGCCTGCGGGGCCTGCGTAAGGTCCCAATCCAATCTCAGCTAACAAGATTTCTATCTTTCAACCTTGAGACACTTTAGGAAATGACAACGGTTCagttgtttttccatatttgagGCTTGAATGCAAATAATTTTGCAGGAAATTCTTTGAATCTCAAGAGTCAAACGTCTGTTCACATCCAAACCCTCACGTGTTCCTTTCGCACGCCAatctaaaaatctaatttttggCTGTTGTTACCTTGCTAACGCCGTCCTGGGAGCTGAGATAGCCAGCAGGTAGATTTGCAGcgacaggaagctgctgttcGTTCATGATGACCCTGCCGCCGTCCTTCAGGAGCGGCAGCCAAGCTGAACCCACTGaagacaagaaataaaaaaaagatgtagcTGCGTTACAGTTTACACAGAAATGAACGTATATAAAATATGCCTGGGGATATTTACCAGGAGACTCTACTACATCCTTCTTCTTGCTGTTGTTGTCACAGCTGACATGAAAGAAGCTGAAGAGAAGGTGATGCTTCTCATGCAGCTGAGTCGGCAGCTCTATTTTAATCTGTAGACAGAAATATAGAGAAATTCGTTCTTCCTCCGATTGACAATTTAATCTTCGAATAAACCTTTACATAAATTAACTCTAATGAGGAACAACAAGCAGGAATACCTCGTCGTAGAACTCAGGGTTATGCTGGTGGTGGAGAACGGCTGCGTAAGCCTGTTTAGCGAAAAGAGGTCCTCCGGGTCGCCCGTAGATGCACTGCAGCAAAGACGGGTGTAAGAGATGAAATAGTGAACAAATGTGTAAGCGTTTTGCACCTTTCTAGGCTCTCTTTCACCTGCTCTCACAAAGCATAATGTAATCTGCAAACATTGTAATCCATgattttttgctaattttctgCTCAGgagtttgtggtgtttttttttttcaacctagAGCCCTCAAACAGATGTAATGAAAAGAGCACCgtgttttgtgtaaatgtacCTTCAGTGGCTGGGTTTCGTCCTCATCAGAGTCCTTAAATTCAACACATACAGCAATGTTCCTTGCCTGGAAATGggtgataaaaacacaaaaacacaaattaaaatcaggaGATAAATATGGAGAGTGTCATTTTGTGCGCGTACGAACACTTCAAGTAGATTTCCAAGAGCTatcttattaaatatttctggtttccTGTAACGAGCTGACCTATTTGggaacaacaataaaaaaaaaaatttaaaaaaaacactcctcTCTTTTAATGTATTAATCAAAAGCCGATGCTTGGCATGCAGATAATTCTCCGCGGCTCTGCAACTGGCCTAAATGAGCTGGAGGCCGCTGCCAGTCGCCTCATGGGCTAAACAGGAGAAGAAAGTGATGATTATATGAGAATGCCTGCCAAATAAAGGAATTGCTTTCCAAATAGGATAGCTTATATGCTTTGGATCTACAGTTCATGTTGCAGATAAGATCTGACTATTcagaagaacaaattaaaagaatttatgaattttttttatgttatgtaaaaaacaacagcaacacaaGCTTGGGGATAAACGTGAatgaaaagacaataaaacGTTACTTTGGTTACAGTAAGGCATTGTAACTACATGCCATTATGACCTTTTCTATACGTACCTTTGCAAATGACTTTTGTCCGTCATACTTGAGGTGTTTCGGGTAGACATACAGGTGGTTTTTATATATAGTGAATGGTTGGGCGCACTTAGCAATACACGGCACAAACTCTTCCACCTCCAGAAGAGCGCTGCCTGAACCATTTTGTTCAAAGTTTCTTACAGGGATGTATGAGGTAGTGACACAGTCTGCAAGGAAGCAGCAAAGAAACACCACTTAGAGGGATAATTATTAACTTCTAGTCATTTAACTAAATGATTAGAAGAAGTTccgaaaaaaataaaaaataaaggtttacTGGGTATGTCCGGTGCGACGTTATCAATAGTAACATCTAAGTTCCCCAGCAGCACAGGGAGTTTGGCCATTTTTTCTGGTCTGCAGggaaaacagaggaagaaaaacttgTTAGAAATTTACCAAAGCTCATTTGGAGAACAGGAAATAGATTgataacagcaacaacaaaaccccTGAAGACAACATACTTCCTGAAGTCAGTGAGGAGCTTGAACATGTCCTCGTCAGACAGCTTGCTGCTGTCCTGTCTGTAAAGAGCTGAGAAGCGAGAGTTTTTCTCCAGAGTTCCTGATGCATCCTTGAATACCGGCCTGCAGAGGGAAAAACGTAAGAACCTGAATATATAGGATAGCTGGGAGTAACACATTTATGCAACagacaacacaaacagaaaacagacttGGTGTAAAAGGCTTTTAATTTTTACCTTTAAGTGAAGGGTTTTATCTACCCTTTTCCTgcctttttaaattgtttttttattataataatactCAGTTGGCACCTTGCTGACAATTTACCCCATGTTGTGACATGTAGCTCAGTTAGCTTAGCAGCAGTTGTGATTAGCTCCAGCAAAAGGAATCAAGTTTCCAGAATTTCAAAGACTCTACATGCTTACAtctaaaacaacataaatataaaatgacttttttgggagctgtaaacaaacaataagTAGAATCTGAACTGACTTTGAAAGTCTGTGAACTTTTCCAATTTAccattctttctctctctcacaaaCTCTTTCCATCAGAATTACCACTGTGGTCTAAAACAGGAACTGTGTGAACAAGATGGAACATATCTGGAGTTTTAATGTCGGTAACCTCAGTGAACAAACACCTGTCCATCTACACACCACATCGGGTCTATCGTAAGCCGACTTCACACCTTGCAGCCCAAGCAAATGGCATCCTGTACTGTCCCAGTCTGCTGCAGGCTGTCTTGGCGTTCTTCAACACCTTTTGAGCCACCTAAAcaagaatgtatttatttaatgtgatCATCTACTAATACAAGAAAGTGAATATCTCTGCTCGTGTACTCACTTTGGTGGAGTCGGAGCTCTTCATGTAAGGTTCGGTGCAGTGGGTGATGCCCCCTTGAAGGACCTTCTCAATTCTGGCAACCAAGAAGATCTCTGGGTGGGGGCAGGTTACAGAGAAGACCCCCTGTGTGGGGTAGTGAGGAGCCAGACCGAGGCCTTCTGGGGGACCTTCGCCGATGATTTCTGAATTGGATCCGTTGCCTTGACCACATGTCATCTGGCGAACCAAAAGGTGGTTGAGATCCACGCGGAAGTCGGCGGAGATCTTTCTGCTGTTCTGGACGTCGAACAGGGACAGGACCACGTAGAACGGTTCAACCTgtggagaaagaagaaacacaAGAAGGAGaggagataaaatgtttttggaaagaCCAAGAGAAGGAGTGAAATATGAAAGATGATAACAGATGTTCCTCCTCCCAAATGTACTTCACAGTTTTCGTCCGGCCCAAATGGATCTTCTTGTTTACGCTTTCCACCATCATTCCCATTACACGAGGCTCTTTATCTGAGGTTTGTGCAGGCTTGTGCTAACAGCTGAGCTTTCAcagctaaaaatatattgtgtAAAGAGGAGTTCTCTTTTCACTAAAAGTGACGTCAGGAAACCACATTTAGTGCTAATGCTTCATGTGAAGCCCTGGCTGGGAGTCAGGATACCAACCCATCAATATGAGCTTTAACAATCAACCATCCAAATGGGCCATCTGAACGATTTAAAACTCCCTGGCATTTGCGTAAATGCCAGGGAGCACTTCAGACTCCAATTTCTGTTCAACAACAAATGCATCCGAAGCTCTCAAGCCTACATTAGTGGTCGGTCCCTCTTCGTTTTCTGTTACGCAGCCCTGCAGGTTGAACGACAAGTTGTGACAGCTGACCAGGACTCTCTTCCCGAACTTCTCCTCAAACGGACGCACGTCTGGTTCGATGCCAGAAAAGTCCAGTTTCTGTGACAAACCGTAGTTGTCGTTAGGAGGCTTAAATCTTGTCACAGTACTTATAATCCAGAACTTCCTCACCTGAGTGTCTGGATCCAGAGTAAACAGCTTTAGGCGAGCTTCGCTTCTCATTCTGGATTCGACATCTCTAGCAGTCTGgtagaaatcaaattaaatgtttttttaaaaaaagagatgtgCACAGATTCCTGCAGGATATAGAATAAGTCGAAAAGAGCTTGAATCTGATACTTGGTCAGAACTGTAAAGCAATACAAGTACAGTGAGctttgtgtacatttgtaatCAGACCTCTAGGAGGTCATTGggtttttatttcccaaaaattttgaaaattatgtaTCCTTATCTATCCccttttcaccatgttattttGACCTAacagaaaatcccaataaaatacactattgTTGCTTGTTGTGACCTAAAAACTTGTGcaaaagttcaagaggtgtgaaaacttttgattcagaaatcaaaacaaaatgttgaaatgcaAGTATGAAGGAAACAGCAGTGAATAATAAATCTATCTGGGATCATCAAtgtttttggatttgtttttttaaagaaaacaaatcccaTAATAGGCCTAGATGATTGTTTTTAGAATACCACGTTCACTCCCTGTGAGCAGAAGAAGTATTCCACTTGGAGAAGCAAACACACTTATCCAGATGTGCAGCAGAGTGACCACCATGTGGAAAATGTGGCTCCAGGAAACCCAGACATTTGACTAATTAGCTTACAGCTTCGGTTACAAATAATCAAGAAACTTTCTGCGCATCAGATCCTATTGGGGCTCGCAAGCAGCAACAGATTTGATTTGTTGGGTGTTATGAGTGAAGGTGTAGCTTAAATAGATAAACAGGTTACCTGAAAGTTGTCTTGAAAGCTTCCAGAGGAAAGCTCTGCTTTTCCGTGCTCCTCATCTGTTAGAAAGATCAACATGAGTTTTGTTAGCTGTGGTTTGTTATAGCAGAACCATAATGAAGTGTTGGTTTTTAGCCTTTCTGGaaacaccaaaagaaaaaacatttaggttaGGAAGTTATGAATGATTTTCAAAGTGTAACATTTTTCTCCTTGGGgggaaacttaaaaataaaaacatgtgcaaaaaggtttaaaatccCACAAGATATCTGGAACAAATGCATTATAAACAGTGTGAaacatggaggggaaaaaaataaagcagaaattgtTGAGGAGATCAGAAAAAACTACCATCATTCAGATCGCCGTTCCTTTTCTCCTGCATGGCCTGTTCGAAGCTGCTGTGAAGAATCTTGTTCAGGATGCTGATCCACTCCTCCATTTCTGCTTCGCTGTCAGCGGCCAGCAGGAACGTGCTCTTGTCCTGCATCTTCAGCTCAAACGCAAACCGACGCACTTTGCTATTCTGAAAATACGCGAGTAATCCTGAGCTTTATCCTCAAGTTTAACTTTCAAAGAATCTGTGCGCAGGCAACGCTACCTGAACAACCCCCATGCACGAGTCGAGAAAGATGGTTCCTTTGGGTTCCTTGGAGGTGTTTTCATCTTTATAGAAGTTGAGGTTGTAGGAGCCGTCACCCAGCTGAGCCAGATGGAAGTATCTCCTCTTGAAGGACTGGAGGATGAAAATAGAGACTGTGAAAACCAGTGTTGTTTATCGTTTcaatctaaaaataaagaggGAACGGGGCATGGGAACGCTCCGTGGGTAATAGTGAAAACGTCAAGGGCTATCTATAGCGAGGCCTAATCTGATTTCCaaatgtgcaagaaaaaaatgcaaacattatcGCCTTAAAAGTCATTGAAAACAtgaggagaaacagaaaagcGTTGATTATTGAGGTACATTTTCATCTGGACGTGGgtagaatgaaaaataaaaactttcgcAAACTTTTTCAGcgaaatataggagcttgttttaagtaaataatttattaatattgattttttttttttaagtactagCTCCACTGggatattcttttaaaaaaacattttccccatgttataatGAAATGATCTGCTAGTGGAGCTAGAACTTTTCATCAATAagggattattgacttaaaacaagctgctatatgtttctgaaaagttactcagtcagttttgctttatttcaagtgaaccaAAATTTGCAATATAAACTAGAGCAAaggttttgtggttttgaaaaCTGAGACAAATGAGGATTGATGTCGAACTgagatttttttacttaaggGTAACATTTCCTCTAGAATGCTCACCCTCATGGTAACACTAATCGCACTGTTCATGTTGCCTTTGTAGAGCCAGCCATGCTTCGACACGCCTCCCTTTTGTGATCCAAGAGAGGCTGCATCCTggaggagataaaaaaaataaaaaaaatgtttcatttaggTAAAAAATACTGTTCTCTACTTATTATGTCTCTCCAAAAGAGAATAGAATCAACAGGATTTCCTGTTTGAGGAGAGATGTTTGGAAACTCTACCTCGTCTTTTTCCACGTCTTCGTCCACTTCAAACACGTGGGCAGCAAGCTTCTCCGGTCTCAACACCTTGCTGAAGGACAAATGTCACATTCATTTCACTTGGTTCAGTTTAAACTTCCTCTTGTCATACAATCATTTTTCATCATATATATAACCATTAGATTTTTCATTATTCATTAGCACTGCTACAACCGCCTTCAATTGTGACTTTAAATTATGACTAAGAAATTCAAAgtgtatatttttcaaatgaatatcTGTGGTTTCTGATTACAATTTGAGTTTGTATGTGGTGGGcccacaaagtagtgcataagaaagataaaattactttttattcttcaaattaCAAATTGGAGGACCAAATTGAAGAGAAAgctaaaactaatattttcgtggcagcatcatgtcaaCAGAGTTGATGTTCATGGCCTCTCTGTGTGCAATATGTGCAAACCTAGTAGGAACATACCTAAAAAGACTTTAAGGTGCCGATTAAAGGGGGTGGAACACGAAT
Proteins encoded:
- the LOC103474130 gene encoding dedicator of cytokinesis protein 9-like isoform X10, with the protein product MASAPPEPRKFTRGLNKPGTAAELRQSVSEAVRTSVLMVKPKIIEPLDYENVLLQRKTQIISDVLRDMLQFPTEDFQISTLRRQGRTLLSTVPETAEKEASSLFVQECIKTYKSDWHVVNYKYEEYSGDFRQLPHKVLRPEKLAAHVFEVDEDVEKDEDAASLGSQKGGVSKHGWLYKGNMNSAISVTMRSFKRRYFHLAQLGDGSYNLNFYKDENTSKEPKGTIFLDSCMGVVQNSKVRRFAFELKMQDKSTFLLAADSEAEMEEWISILNKILHSSFEQAMQEKRNGDLNDDEEHGKAELSSGSFQDNFQTARDVESRMRSEARLKLFTLDPDTQKLDFSGIEPDVRPFEEKFGKRVLVSCHNLSFNLQGCVTENEEGPTTNVEPFYVVLSLFDVQNSRKISADFRVDLNHLLVRQMTCGQGNGSNSEIIGEGPPEGLGLAPHYPTQGVFSVTCPHPEIFLVARIEKVLQGGITHCTEPYMKSSDSTKVAQKVLKNAKTACSRLGQYRMPFAWAARPVFKDASGTLEKNSRFSALYRQDSSKLSDEDMFKLLTDFRKPEKMAKLPVLLGNLDVTIDNVAPDIPNCVTTSYIPVRNFEQNGSGSALLEVEEFVPCIAKCAQPFTIYKNHLYVYPKHLKYDGQKSFAKARNIAVCVEFKDSDEDETQPLKCIYGRPGGPLFAKQAYAAVLHHQHNPEFYDEIKIELPTQLHEKHHLLFSFFHVSCDNNSKKKDVVESPVGSAWLPLLKDGGRVIMNEQQLPVAANLPAGYLSSQDGVSKQSGSEIKWVDGGKPLFTLSTHLVSTVYTQDQHLHNFFQHCQSMDMSEQASEGELIKYLKSLHAMEGHVMVNFLPTILNQLFCILTRASHEDVAVNVTRVMVHVVAQCHEEGLEHYLRSFVKFVFKPELYSSICLRTVHEELAKAMTAILKPSTDFLTSNKLLKHSWYFFEALVKSMAYYLTESGKVKLSRNQRFSASFHHAVETLVNMLMPHITQKYKDNLDASRNANHSLALFIKRCFTFMDRGFVFKQINNYMNCFVPGDPKTLFEFKFEFLRVVCNHEHYIPLNLPMPFGKGRIQRFQDLQLDYSLTDDFCRNHFLVGLLLREVGGALQEHRDIRQIAVQVLKGLMIKHTFDDRYAAKSHQARLATLYLPLFGLLQENVYRLDIKDSAPLGNHNNMREDSLVPNSMVTPQKPGSCIENALHKDVFGVISGTASPHSSTPNVSSVHHADSRGSLASTDSANSLLDKSSDKTNSLEKSQCVSAVGSTVLRCDKLDRDEIGNLLMCFLHILKSMSEEALFAYWNKAAPSELMDFFTLIEICLHQFRYMGKRFIARSQEGAGPVAADRKSLTLPVSRTRAGILHARLQQLGALENSHTINNVYCHTEVDVNSQCLLEANVSTEVCLTVLDTLSTFIMGFKTQLNSDLGHNPLMKTVFQVHLCFLQIPQSEAALKQVFTSLRTFIFKFPCTFFDGRADMCASLCYEILKCCNSKLSFIRSDAAHLLYFLMKSNFDYTGRKSFVRTHLQVVIAVSQLIADVIGIGSTRFQQSLSIVNNCANSDKSIKHTAFPSDVKDLTKRIRTVLMATEQMKEHENDPEMLVDLQYSLAKSYTSTPELRKTWLDSMARIHNKNGDLSEAAMCYVHVAALVAEYLWRKGMFRQGCSAFRVITPNIDEEAAMMEDVGMQDVHFSEEVLLELLEECADGLWKAERYELIADVYRLIIPIYEERRDFEKLTHLYDTLHRAYTKVMEVMHTGKRLLGTYFRVAFFGQGFFEDEDGKEYIYKEPKFTPLSEISQRLLKLYSDKFGPENVKIIQDSGKVNPKDLDSKYAYIQVTHVMPHLDDKELDDRKTDFEKSHNIRRFVFETPFTVSGKKQGGVEEQCKRRTILTTTHCFPYVKKRIAVMYQHQSDLSPIEVAIDEMSAKVGELRLLCSASEVDMIRLQLKLQGSISVQVNAGPLAYARAFLDNGSAKRYPDNKVKQLKEVFRQFVDACGQALGVNERLIKEDQHEYHDEMKANYRDMIRELSSIMHEQINPVEDGTRSTLSDSMGIFNAISGTPSSTNSQGSTTVL